One Mangifera indica cultivar Alphonso chromosome 4, CATAS_Mindica_2.1, whole genome shotgun sequence genomic region harbors:
- the LOC123214312 gene encoding metallothionein-like protein 4B, translating into MCTCLQSEIKLLIVADVRGSAVVCNDRCGCPSPCPGGLACSCTGKEGNECEHNRCLCGEHCGCNPCSRSKTEVLGTEKAFCKCGTGSACPACAA; encoded by the exons ATGTGCACATG TTTGCAGTCagaaataaaactattaatagTGGCAGATGTGAGAGGAAGTGCAGTAGTTTGCAACGACAGATGTGGCTGCCCTTCACCTTGCCCCGGCGGTCTAGCTTGCAG CTGCACAGGCAAGGAGGGGAATGAGTGTGAGCACAATAGGTGCTTGTGTGGGGAGCACTGCGGCTGCAATCCATGCAGTCGCAGCAAGACTGAAGTACTTGGAACAGAGAAGGCATTTTGTAAATGTGGTACTGGTAGTGCGTGTCCCGCTTGTGCTGCCTGA